In Sphaeramia orbicularis chromosome 10, fSphaOr1.1, whole genome shotgun sequence, the following proteins share a genomic window:
- the LOC115427275 gene encoding transmembrane protein 179 — protein sequence MELDRRLLLAHCAVHALSIVAGLLVVVPMALNGSAFKGRCALFSSGYWRSEDRDELPTQPGTVPHLVVQQWGPPAACQCVTFVGIFTVLYGAAQGWRCLFYLHGRHDDTLFSSFLTVLLSVCVLFLSGGASVILSLGLVSWCDTVTNDNTQSFSCAESQSVPLYLDVDTSSFYTELSLAQVSLWAVTALWLTQSILAVLRLYHSHSQHISGPCLPREKELLLGHSPSDGSPSPLPVTPTILV from the exons ATGGAGCTGGACCGGCGGCTGTTGCTGGCCCACTGTGCCGTTCACGCCCTGTCCATCGTGGCGGGTTTACTGGTGGTCGTACCGATGGCTCTCAACGGATCTGCCTTCAAAGGCCGCTGTGCACTCTTCTCCAGCGGCTACTGGAGGAGCGAGGACCGGGACGAGCTGCCGACACAGCCCGGAACCGTCCCACATCTGGTGGTGCAGCAGTGGGGCCCACCGGCAGCCTGCCAGTGCGTCACGTTTGTGGGTATTTTCACGGTGCTGTACGGCGCCGCGCAGGGATGGAGGTGTCTGTTCTATCTGCACGGACGGCATGACGA CACCCTGTTTTCATCCTTCCTGACGGTactgctcagtgtgtgtgtcctcttCCTGTCTGGAGGGGCCAGTGTCATTCTGTcactgggtctggtctcctggtgTGACACAGTGACTAACGACAACACACAGTCCTTCAG CTGTGCAGAGTCCCAGTCTGTCCCTCTTTACCTGGATGTTGACACCTCTTCCTTCTACACTGAGCTCAGCCTGGCACAG GTGTCTTTGTGGGCTGTGACGGCTCTGTGGCTCACCCAGTCCATCCTGGCTGTCTTGCGGCTCTACCACTCCCACAGTCAGCACATCAGTGGCCCATGTCTGCCCAGAGAGAAGGAGCTGCTGCTGGGACACAGTCCATCTGACGGATCCCCATCTCCTCTTCCAGTAACACCCACCATCTTAGTCTGA
- the LOC115427516 gene encoding heterogeneous nuclear ribonucleoprotein U-like protein 2 isoform X1: MKLSDVKKLKVSELRSRLKELGLDSKGLKAELVDRLWSASETQQLGQETKEQIDSPPPLQTAVEVCSAPTAAAVPTPCKPDSSTPEYTDTATQTDTEPGPPAALTAGGSGSEPGTRSQDKVGDVEGQQGDEDPPGGDTRALETEMGRGRAFYEFKEEIRYKRAKSPQTVLETGEVQEEDQDTVRIDPYGSHLHFEVGSDGFSGQPRFWTRFPLLWSGCRLTHGVLKGKVGFEVRLERKLLTTQLEEQRGVKLFGLRVGWSTEHTSLLLGEDELSFAYDSRAKKVSHGKEEEFGELLSEGDIIGCYAAFYTDGAVELSFHKNGRSMGVAFSVNASVLQGRPLFPHILCKSCSVRFLLDPTAPPWYPSPSGFTTLTGLPVGHRVHAAHPPPKAQSEVVLMVGLPGSGKSHWARTHMKQHPEKHYRLLGVEELLTCMMAGGQTDSRLQQASQCLTDLIKLAAQTPGNYILDQCNVLFSARRYKLQLFSGFRRHMVVVFPSADEWKRRLSEKEQIPETALLKLQVSCTLPDQQDDLLEELQYVELQQQEAQMLLQDFKDKARRLLPPIPKPEKKKPRQYKKRPYPHCPLQTQRIWDTQWTGLNGWTDTRVNMQSWNHPRYWTAAYHQGYYYNNGYW; the protein is encoded by the exons ATGAAGCTGTCGGACGTTAAGAAGTTAAAAGTGTCGGAGTTGAGGTCCAGGCTGAAGGAGCTGGGCTTGGACAGTAAAGGGCTGAAGGCTGAGCTGGTGGACCGGCTGTGGTCCGCGTCAGAGACACAACAACTCGGACAAGAAACCAAAGAACAAATCGACAGCCCACCGCCCCTTCAAACAGCAGTGGAGGTGTGTTCAGCACCGACCGCAGCTGCCGTCCCAACGCCGTGTAAACCGGACTCGTCCACGCCGGAGTACACGGACACAGCCACGCAGACAGACACGGAGCCCGGCCCTCCTGCAGCTCTGACAGCCGGGGGGTCTGGTTCAGAGCCCGGGACGAGGAGCCAGGACAAGGTGGGAGATGTGGAGGGTCAGCAGGGAGATGAGGATCCTCCAGGAGGGGACACCAGAGCTCTGGAAACGGAGATGGGAAGAGGAAGAGCTTTTTACGAGTTCAAAGAGGAGATCCGATATAAAAG AGCCAAATCACCCCAAACTGTTTTGGAGACAGGGGAGGTTCAAGAGGAAGATCAAGATACAGTAAGAATAGATCCAT ATGGGAGTCACCTCCACTTTGAGGTGGGGTCTGATGGGTTCAGTGGTCAGCCGCGGTTCTGGACCAGGTTCCCTTTGCTGTGGTCCGGCTGCAGGCTCACCCACGGGGTGCTGAAGGGCAAAGTGGGCTTCGAGGTGAGACTAGAGAGGAAACTGTTGACAACACAGCTGGAAGAACAAAGAGGAGTTAAGTTGTTTGGCCTGAGAGTGGGCTGGTCAACCGAACACACCTCTCTACTGCTCG GTGAAGATGAATTATCATTTGCTTATGATAGTCGGGCTAAAAAAGTCTCACATGGAAAAGAAGAGGAGTTTGGGGAACTTTTGTCAGAGGGAGATATCATCGGCTGTTATGCA GCCTTTTACACAGATGGTGCTGTTGAGTTGTCTTTCCATAAGAATGGTCGTTCCATGGGCGTGGCCTTCTCTGTAAACGCCTCAGTGCTGCAGGGTCGTCCTCTGTTTCCTCACATCCTCTGTAAGAGCTGTTCAGTCAGATTCCTTTTGGATCCTACAGCACCTCCCTGGTATCCCAGTCCCTCTGGTTTTACAACACTCACAGGGCTCCCTGTGGGCCACAGGGTGCACGctgcccaccccccccccaaagccCAGAGTGAG GTGGTGTTGATGGTTGGTCTTCCTGGTTCTGGGAAGAGTCACTGGGCCAGAACTCACATGAAGCAGCATCCTGAAAAACACTACAGGCTGCTGGGAGTAGAGGAGCTGCTCACATGTATGATG GCAggcggacagacagacagcaggcTTCAGCAGGCCTCTCAGTGTCTGACTGATCTGATCAAACTGGCTGCTCAGACACCAGGCAACTACATCCTCGACCAG TGTAACGTCCTCTTCTCTGCACGACGTTACAAGCTGCAGCTGTTCTCAGGCTTCAGACGGCACATGGTGGTGGTTTTCCCCTCAGCAGATGAGTGGAAAAGACGACTGTCAGAAAAAGAACAAATCcctgagacagctctgctcaaacTGCAAG TGAGCTGTACTCTTCCAGATCAACAGGATGACCTTTTAGAGGAGCTCCAGTATGTGGAGCTGCAGCAGCAGGAGGCACAGATGCTCCTGCAAGACTTTAAAGATAAGGCACGCAGACTTTTACCCCCCATCCCCAAACCAGAGAAGAAGAAACCCCGGCAGTACAAGAAAAGACCCTACCCCCACTGCCCTCTGCAAACTCAGAGGATATGGGATACTCAGTGGACGGGATTAAATG gGTGGACTGACACAAGAGTCAATATGCAGTCATGGAATCATCCAAGATAT tggaCTGCAGCTTATCATCAGGGCTACTACTATAACAATGGCTACTGGTGA
- the hs6st2 gene encoding heparan-sulfate 6-O-sulfotransferase 2 isoform X1 — protein sequence MDEKSNNSSSHHHRLLLVLLMVLLFGVVMIQYVCPSGSECQMLRQLGSWLKVNGATGSRSNGREVQDGVPKDPYIAEDGALARFVPRFNFTRSDLNRVVDFNIKGDDVIVFLHIQKTGGTTFGRHLVRNIQLERPCECHAGQKKCTCFRPGKKETWLFSRFSTGWSCGLHADWTELTSCVPSRMDSREAPRNLASRNYYYITILRDPVSRYLSEWRHVQRGATWKASLHVCDGRSPTLSELPSCYSGDDWSGCSLQEFMDCPYNLANNRQTRMLADLSLVGCYNVSAMSEEERWAVLLESAKRNLRGMAFFGLTEYQRKTQYLFERTFNLEFIAPFTQLNGTRASSVEVPLETQHRIRLLNKWDVELYEYARDLFLQRFQVARQQERRQARERRQQERRRLRGRLTVKQGRLLKPTETPIHPDSHTEEPQRGKTDGDTAETEALLPDWWDLDENGTADDYMDIVEQW from the exons ATGGATGAGAAGTCCAACAATAGCAGCAGCCACCACCACCGGCTGCTGCTCGTCCTGCTCATGGTGTTACTGTTTGGCGTCGTTATGATCCAGTATGTGTGCCCGAGCGGCTCTGAGTGCCAGATGCTGCGCCAGCtggggtcctggctcaaggtgaACGGCGCAACTGGTTCCCGAAGCAATGGCAGGGAAGTCCAGGATGGAGTCCCAAAAGATCCCTACATTGCAGAAGACGGAGCTTTGGCCCGATTTGTCCCTCGCTTCAACTTCACCAGAAGTGATTTGAACCGTGTAGTAGACTTCAACATCAAGGGAGATGATGTTATAGTTTTTCTGCATATTCAGAAGACCGGGGGCACAACATTTGGTCGACACCTGGTCCGGAATATCCAGTTGGAGAGACCCTGTGAGTGTCACGCTGGACAGAAAAAGTGCACCTGTTTCCGACCCGGTAAAAAGGAGACCTGGCTTTTCTCCCGCTTCTCCACCGGCTGGAGCTGTGGCCTTCATGCAGACTGGACGGAGCTGACGAGTTGTGTACCTTCACGTATGGACTCTCGAGAAGCTCCCAGGAACCTGGCCAG TAGGAACTATTACTATATAACCATCCTAAGAGATCCAGTATCACGGTACCTAAGTGAGTGGCGTCACGTGCAGCGTGGTGCTACGTGGAAGGCCTCCTTACATGTGTGTGATGGACGTTCACCAACTTTGTCTGAGCTCCCAAGCTGTTATTCAGGAGATGACTGGTCAGGTTGCTCCTTGCAGGAATTCATGGACTGTCCTTACAATCTAGCAAACAACCGTCAAACCCGTATGCTAGCTGACCTCAGCCTGGTGGGCTGCTACAATGTCTCTGCCATGAGTGAGGAGGAACGTTGGGCAGTACTTTTGGAGAGTGCAAAGCGCAACTTGCGTGGCATGGCCTTCTTTGGGCTAACTGAGTACCAGCGTAAGACCCAGTACCTATTCGAACGTACCTTTAACTTGGAGTTTATCGCACCCTTTACGCAACTCAATGGTACTCGTGCATCTAGTGTCGAGGTACCTCTTGAGACGCAACACAGAATCCGCCTGTTGAATAAGTGGGATGTGGAGCTGTATGAGTATGCCCGTGACCTTTTCCTGCAGCGTTTCCAGGTGGCAAGGCAGCAGGAGCGCAGGCAGGCCAGGGAGAGGCGGCAGCAGGAGAGGAGGCGGCTCCGTGGAAGACTTACAGTGAAGCAAGGTAGGCTGCTGAAGCCCACAGAAACACCCATTCATCCCGACAGCCACACTGAGGAGCCACAGAGAGGGAAGACTGATGGAGACACTGCAGAGACTGAAGCTCTCCTACCAGATTGGTGGGATTTGGATGAGAATGGCACTGCAGATGACTACATGGATATTGTTGAACAGTGGTAA
- the LOC115427516 gene encoding heterogeneous nuclear ribonucleoprotein U-like protein 2 isoform X2 encodes MKLSDVKKLKVSELRSRLKELGLDSKGLKAELVDRLWSASETQQLGQETKEQIDSPPPLQTAVEVCSAPTAAAVPTPCKPDSSTPEYTDTATQTDTEPGPPAALTAGGSGSEPGTRSQDKVGDVEGQQGDEDPPGGDTRALETEMGRGRAFYEFKEEIRYKRAKSPQTVLETGEVQEEDQDTVRIDPYGSHLHFEVGSDGFSGQPRFWTRFPLLWSGCRLTHGVLKGKVGFEVRLERKLLTTQLEEQRGVKLFGLRVGWSTEHTSLLLGEDELSFAYDSRAKKVSHGKEEEFGELLSEGDIIGCYAAFYTDGAVELSFHKNGRSMGVAFSVNASVLQGRPLFPHILCKSCSVRFLLDPTAPPWYPSPSGFTTLTGLPVGHRVHAAHPPPKAQSEVVLMVGLPGSGKSHWARTHMKQHPEKHYRLLGVEELLTCMMAGGQTDSRLQQASQCLTDLIKLAAQTPGNYILDQCNVLFSARRYKLQLFSGFRRHMVVVFPSADEWKRRLSEKEQIPETALLKLQVSCTLPDQQDDLLEELQYVELQQQEAQMLLQDFKDKARRLLPPIPKPEKKKPRQYKKRPYPHCPLQTQRIWDTQWTGLNGQVD; translated from the exons ATGAAGCTGTCGGACGTTAAGAAGTTAAAAGTGTCGGAGTTGAGGTCCAGGCTGAAGGAGCTGGGCTTGGACAGTAAAGGGCTGAAGGCTGAGCTGGTGGACCGGCTGTGGTCCGCGTCAGAGACACAACAACTCGGACAAGAAACCAAAGAACAAATCGACAGCCCACCGCCCCTTCAAACAGCAGTGGAGGTGTGTTCAGCACCGACCGCAGCTGCCGTCCCAACGCCGTGTAAACCGGACTCGTCCACGCCGGAGTACACGGACACAGCCACGCAGACAGACACGGAGCCCGGCCCTCCTGCAGCTCTGACAGCCGGGGGGTCTGGTTCAGAGCCCGGGACGAGGAGCCAGGACAAGGTGGGAGATGTGGAGGGTCAGCAGGGAGATGAGGATCCTCCAGGAGGGGACACCAGAGCTCTGGAAACGGAGATGGGAAGAGGAAGAGCTTTTTACGAGTTCAAAGAGGAGATCCGATATAAAAG AGCCAAATCACCCCAAACTGTTTTGGAGACAGGGGAGGTTCAAGAGGAAGATCAAGATACAGTAAGAATAGATCCAT ATGGGAGTCACCTCCACTTTGAGGTGGGGTCTGATGGGTTCAGTGGTCAGCCGCGGTTCTGGACCAGGTTCCCTTTGCTGTGGTCCGGCTGCAGGCTCACCCACGGGGTGCTGAAGGGCAAAGTGGGCTTCGAGGTGAGACTAGAGAGGAAACTGTTGACAACACAGCTGGAAGAACAAAGAGGAGTTAAGTTGTTTGGCCTGAGAGTGGGCTGGTCAACCGAACACACCTCTCTACTGCTCG GTGAAGATGAATTATCATTTGCTTATGATAGTCGGGCTAAAAAAGTCTCACATGGAAAAGAAGAGGAGTTTGGGGAACTTTTGTCAGAGGGAGATATCATCGGCTGTTATGCA GCCTTTTACACAGATGGTGCTGTTGAGTTGTCTTTCCATAAGAATGGTCGTTCCATGGGCGTGGCCTTCTCTGTAAACGCCTCAGTGCTGCAGGGTCGTCCTCTGTTTCCTCACATCCTCTGTAAGAGCTGTTCAGTCAGATTCCTTTTGGATCCTACAGCACCTCCCTGGTATCCCAGTCCCTCTGGTTTTACAACACTCACAGGGCTCCCTGTGGGCCACAGGGTGCACGctgcccaccccccccccaaagccCAGAGTGAG GTGGTGTTGATGGTTGGTCTTCCTGGTTCTGGGAAGAGTCACTGGGCCAGAACTCACATGAAGCAGCATCCTGAAAAACACTACAGGCTGCTGGGAGTAGAGGAGCTGCTCACATGTATGATG GCAggcggacagacagacagcaggcTTCAGCAGGCCTCTCAGTGTCTGACTGATCTGATCAAACTGGCTGCTCAGACACCAGGCAACTACATCCTCGACCAG TGTAACGTCCTCTTCTCTGCACGACGTTACAAGCTGCAGCTGTTCTCAGGCTTCAGACGGCACATGGTGGTGGTTTTCCCCTCAGCAGATGAGTGGAAAAGACGACTGTCAGAAAAAGAACAAATCcctgagacagctctgctcaaacTGCAAG TGAGCTGTACTCTTCCAGATCAACAGGATGACCTTTTAGAGGAGCTCCAGTATGTGGAGCTGCAGCAGCAGGAGGCACAGATGCTCCTGCAAGACTTTAAAGATAAGGCACGCAGACTTTTACCCCCCATCCCCAAACCAGAGAAGAAGAAACCCCGGCAGTACAAGAAAAGACCCTACCCCCACTGCCCTCTGCAAACTCAGAGGATATGGGATACTCAGTGGACGGGATTAAATGGTCA gGTGGACTGA
- the hs6st2 gene encoding heparan-sulfate 6-O-sulfotransferase 2 isoform X2 has product MDEKSNNSSSHHHRLLLVLLMVLLFGVVMIQYVCPSGSECQMLRQLGSWLKVNGATGSRSNGREVQDGVPKDPYIAEDGALARFVPRFNFTRSDLNRVVDFNIKGDDVIVFLHIQKTGGTTFGRHLVRNIQLERPCECHAGQKKCTCFRPGKKETWLFSRFSTGWSCGLHADWTELTSCVPSRMDSREAPRNLARNYYYITILRDPVSRYLSEWRHVQRGATWKASLHVCDGRSPTLSELPSCYSGDDWSGCSLQEFMDCPYNLANNRQTRMLADLSLVGCYNVSAMSEEERWAVLLESAKRNLRGMAFFGLTEYQRKTQYLFERTFNLEFIAPFTQLNGTRASSVEVPLETQHRIRLLNKWDVELYEYARDLFLQRFQVARQQERRQARERRQQERRRLRGRLTVKQGRLLKPTETPIHPDSHTEEPQRGKTDGDTAETEALLPDWWDLDENGTADDYMDIVEQW; this is encoded by the exons ATGGATGAGAAGTCCAACAATAGCAGCAGCCACCACCACCGGCTGCTGCTCGTCCTGCTCATGGTGTTACTGTTTGGCGTCGTTATGATCCAGTATGTGTGCCCGAGCGGCTCTGAGTGCCAGATGCTGCGCCAGCtggggtcctggctcaaggtgaACGGCGCAACTGGTTCCCGAAGCAATGGCAGGGAAGTCCAGGATGGAGTCCCAAAAGATCCCTACATTGCAGAAGACGGAGCTTTGGCCCGATTTGTCCCTCGCTTCAACTTCACCAGAAGTGATTTGAACCGTGTAGTAGACTTCAACATCAAGGGAGATGATGTTATAGTTTTTCTGCATATTCAGAAGACCGGGGGCACAACATTTGGTCGACACCTGGTCCGGAATATCCAGTTGGAGAGACCCTGTGAGTGTCACGCTGGACAGAAAAAGTGCACCTGTTTCCGACCCGGTAAAAAGGAGACCTGGCTTTTCTCCCGCTTCTCCACCGGCTGGAGCTGTGGCCTTCATGCAGACTGGACGGAGCTGACGAGTTGTGTACCTTCACGTATGGACTCTCGAGAAGCTCCCAGGAACCTGGCCAG GAACTATTACTATATAACCATCCTAAGAGATCCAGTATCACGGTACCTAAGTGAGTGGCGTCACGTGCAGCGTGGTGCTACGTGGAAGGCCTCCTTACATGTGTGTGATGGACGTTCACCAACTTTGTCTGAGCTCCCAAGCTGTTATTCAGGAGATGACTGGTCAGGTTGCTCCTTGCAGGAATTCATGGACTGTCCTTACAATCTAGCAAACAACCGTCAAACCCGTATGCTAGCTGACCTCAGCCTGGTGGGCTGCTACAATGTCTCTGCCATGAGTGAGGAGGAACGTTGGGCAGTACTTTTGGAGAGTGCAAAGCGCAACTTGCGTGGCATGGCCTTCTTTGGGCTAACTGAGTACCAGCGTAAGACCCAGTACCTATTCGAACGTACCTTTAACTTGGAGTTTATCGCACCCTTTACGCAACTCAATGGTACTCGTGCATCTAGTGTCGAGGTACCTCTTGAGACGCAACACAGAATCCGCCTGTTGAATAAGTGGGATGTGGAGCTGTATGAGTATGCCCGTGACCTTTTCCTGCAGCGTTTCCAGGTGGCAAGGCAGCAGGAGCGCAGGCAGGCCAGGGAGAGGCGGCAGCAGGAGAGGAGGCGGCTCCGTGGAAGACTTACAGTGAAGCAAGGTAGGCTGCTGAAGCCCACAGAAACACCCATTCATCCCGACAGCCACACTGAGGAGCCACAGAGAGGGAAGACTGATGGAGACACTGCAGAGACTGAAGCTCTCCTACCAGATTGGTGGGATTTGGATGAGAATGGCACTGCAGATGACTACATGGATATTGTTGAACAGTGGTAA